A region of Toxorhynchites rutilus septentrionalis strain SRP chromosome 1, ASM2978413v1, whole genome shotgun sequence DNA encodes the following proteins:
- the LOC129762757 gene encoding SPARC, whose amino-acid sequence MRRFALTTLSLTLLLASCLVAVAEQEDDLLDDSASEDFDEEDEDLLRQIEARHVQREFEKEDQMARELAAKIAAEHYNFPEDIENAPRLVDPCKGSRCGSGRICQANGNKAECVCIPECPEESDSRRKVCTNFNETWESACEVHRQRCLCNTDDPRCRGEEVKHVHIDYYGNCRSMPDCSENDLADFPRRMRDWLFNVMRDLAARNELPEAYMELETEAEANITKRWTNAAIWKWCDLDGHPNDNSVSLHELFPIRAPLMALEHCIAPFLESCDPNNDHRITLQEWGKCLELEEDDLTDRCAKINKEDELEKIELMMADAS is encoded by the exons ATGAGGCGATTCGCTCTGACGACCCTGTCGTTGACTCTTCTGCTGGCGTCGTGTCTAGTGGCCGTCGCCGAGCAAGAGGACGATCTGTTGGACGATAGCGCCAGTGAGGATTTCGACGAGGAAGACGAGGATCTGTTGCGCCAGATCGAGGCTCGCCACGTGCAGCGCGAGTTCGAGAAGGAGGACCAAATGGCTCGCGAGCTGGCGGCCAAGATTGCCGCCGAGCACTATAACTTCCCggaggacattgaaaatgcaCCCCGGTTGGTGGATCCGTGCAAGGGTTCCCGCTGCGGATCGGGACGAATCTGTCAGGCCAATGGCAACAAAGCCGAATGTGTTTGCATTCCCGAGTGCCCCGAGGAGTCCGACAGCAGGAGGAAAGTTTGTACGAACTTCAACGAGACGTGGGAGTCAGCTTGCGAGGTGCACCGGCAGCGATGTCTGTGCAACACGGATGATCCGCGATGCCGCGGCGAGGAGGTGAAGCATGTCCACATTGACTACTACGGAAACTGCAGAAGCATGCCG GACTGTTCCGAGAATGATTTGGCGGACTTCCCACGTCGCATGCGTGACTGGTTGTTCAACGTGATGCGTGATTTAGCCGCCCGCAATGAATTGCCCGAGGCCTACATGGAGCTGGAAACCGAGGCCGAGGCGAACATTACGAAACGCTGGACAAATGCTGCCATCTGGAAGTGGTGCGATTTGGATGGTCATCCTAACGACAACTCGGTCTCGCTTCACGAGCTGTTCCCCATTCGGGCTCCTCTGATGGCGCTGGAGCACTGCATCGCACCGTTCCTGGAGAGCTGCGATCCCAACAATGACCACAGGATTACCCTGCAAGAGTGGGGTAAATGTTTGGAGCTGGAAGAG GATGACCTCACCGATCGTTGTGCCAAGATCAACAAGGAGGATGAGCTCGAAAAAATTGAACTCATGATGGCGGATGCCTCTTAG